The window GGAGCGCTTCCTCAGCCTTCGCTTTCGGAGAGTTTCTTCTCGAAGCGGTCTTTGTTCGTATTCTGCGGGATACTCGTCGGATAATCGCCGCTGAAGCAGGCGTCGCAGCATGGGATGTTGCCGGCGAGTGCGGGCAGCGATTCGATCGGCAGGTAGCCTAGGGTGTCGGCGCCGACGATCTTCGTGATTTCCTCAAGCGTGTGGTGCGCGGCGACGAGGTGATCGGCAGAGTCGATGTCCGTGCCGTAGTAGCAAGGATGGAGGAACGGCGGCGCAGAGATGCGCAGGTGGATTTCCTTCGCGCCCGCCTTGCGGATGAGGTCGGTGATGCGCTTGCTCGTCGTGCCGCGCACGATGGAGTCGTCGATGAGCACGACCCTTTTGCCGTAGACGGTTTCGGCGATGGGATTGAGCTTGATGCGCACCTTGTCGACGCGGTTTTCCTGCCCGGGTGCGATGAAGGTGCGGCCGATGTACTTGTTCTTGATAAGCCCGATGCCGTAGGGGATGCCCGAGGCGCGGCTGTAGCCGAGCGCCGCGTCGAGTCCCGAGTCGGGCACGCCGATGACGACGTCGGCGTCGACGGGATGCTTGGCGGCGAGGATCTCGCCAGCACGCGTCCTTGCCGCGTGGATGGAAACGCCGTCGATGATGGAGTCGGGACGTGCGAAGTAGATGTACTCGAAGACACACGATTTTCTAGGCTTCGTATGACAGTGTTCCAAGCGGCTCGTCATGCCGTCCTTCGTGAAGACGAGGATCTCGCCGGGCAGGAGGTCGCGCTCGAACTCGGCGCCGACGGCGCTCAACGCACAGCTCTCGGAGGCGACGATCCAGGTGCCGTCCGGCATCTTGCCGTAGCAAAGCGGACGGAAGCCCTGCGGGTCGCGCACGGCGACGAGCTTGGCGCTCGACATCAGACACAGTGAATAAGCGCCCTCCAGGCGGTTCATCGTTTGACTGACCGCATCTTCGATGGAGGGAGTCTTGAGCCGTGCCTGCGTGATGAGGTAGGCGATGATCTCTGTGTCGATCGTCGTGTGGAAGATTGCACCCGCGAGTTCGAGCTTATCGCGCAGGATATCGGCGTTGCTGAGGTTGCCGTTGTGTGCGAGCGCCAGCTTGCCCTTCTGGTGGTTGATGGCGAGCGGCTGACAGTTGCGGCGGCTCGTCGCTCCCGTCGTGCCGTAGCGCACATGACCGACGGCCATCGTGCCCTCGGGGAAGCGCGAGAGGACTTCGTGCGAAAAGACGTCGTTGACGAGTCCGAGATCCTTGTGCGAGGAAAAGACGCCGTCGTCGTTCACGGTGATGCCGCAGCTCTCCTGGCCGCGGTGCTGCAGCGCGTAGAGTCCGTAATACGTCATCGCGGCGACGTTTGCCGGCTCGGGGGAAAATGCGCCGAATACGCCGCATTCTTCATGTATGCTCATTCCTGTGCCTCCTGCTTGGGGGATACTTCTTTTTCCCCTACATCGTACACCATGAGAAAAATCATGTCAATGGAACGACTGTATACAAAATACGCAGAAGGATGTGTACGGCTGGCAGCGGATTAAAATTTCTCGTGAAGCACAATAAATGATCCTAAGGGAAGGATTTCAAAAGGTGCATGTCGAAAAAGAAAAAAGCTAGGCTATGTCTGATGGATTGGCTTTTCCTGCAAACGGGTGGGCATACGTCCGGCAGGTTCCTATTTTAGGAGAAAGACTGCACGAAGCAGCATATCCATGAATTTAGAGCAAGGGAGATCATTGGCATGAAAAACAAGCTGCACCATACTTTGACGAGGGCGGTGCTCTTGGGGCTTCTCGCGAGCACGGCGGCGGCGCCGGCATATGCCGCGTCTTCGCTGTCAAAGCCCGGGCAGGACATCGAAGGGACGCTGCCTGGGGCAGAGGCGGGCGTCGAGAACAACATGAAGAAGAACACGGCGACGAACGAAGTAAAGTTCCTCGTGAAGAACATCCAGCTCGATGTCGAGGACGAGATCAAGTTCAACAATGCCGAGATTCGTGACATTCTCTTAGCGCGCATCGGCAAGGAGACGACGCTTGCGGGGCTCAACGACCTGCAGGATCAGATCACGGCGTACTGCCGCAGCCATGGCTATCCGGCTGCTGCCGCCTACCTTCCCGCGCAGGAGTCCGAGGACGGGAATGTCATCATCAAGGTCATTCCTGGCCGTTACGGTGATGTGAAGCTCGACAACAAGAGCCGGTTCAAGGATGCGGCGGCGCAGGGTTTCCTTGCAGGGCTAAAGAAGGGCGAGATCATCCGCACGAAGGATCTTGAGACGGCGCTCTACACGATCAGCGACTTCAGCGGAGCGCGTGCCGTCGGCACGCTCAGCGCGGGAAAATCGTTCGGAACGAGCGATGTGACCGTGCATATCGAGGACGGCAAGCCGTCTTCGAGCATCGTCTACGCCGAGAACTATGGCAGCGAGGCTACGGGACGCTACCGCTACGGCGCACAGCATTCGATCTACAACGTCGACGGCATGGGATCGAAGGTCAATGTCGGTGCCTTGATTTCCAATAAGTCGCTGCACAACTACTATGTGAACTACGAAGCGCTCGTTGGACACGGCGGCACGTCGCTCGGCATCGGCTACAGCCGCATGGACTATGAGGTCGGCGGACCTCTGAAGCGTCTGGGAGCGCATGGCACGGCGGATACGATCAGCGTCTATGGCAGCCGCCCTATCTACCATACGACGGACGAAAAGCTCGCCCTTACCTACGGCTATGATTACCGTAGGCTTAAGGATGATATGGACGCTTTCGGCGGCATGGCGGACAGCAAGAAGCACTCGCACGATCTCCATGCCGGCGTAGAAGGCTTTTGGCGTGACCGCAAGAGCGGCCTTTCGCTGAACTACAATTTCGTGCTGACAGCAGGCAACGTTACGGCGGATTCGTGGTATGCAAAGAAACTGGCGAAAAGTGCGGGAACAGACGGTGGCTTCACGAAGGCGGAGGCAAAGGTCACAGCCGTTCAGTCGCTTGGCAAGCAGGCGGATGTCATGGTAAAACTGTCAGGTCAGGCGGCATCGAAGAATCTCGATAGTTCCGAACAGATGTATTTGGGCGGTGCTAATGCCGTACGCGCCTATCCGCAGGGCACAGGCACGGGGGATAAAGGGATACTCGGTACGGTTGAGTTCCGCTACTACACCGATGTGCCAGGGCTTGTCGCGAGTACCTACCTCGACGCAGGCCGCAGTTCGTTTGACGGCAGCACGACGACGCTGAAAGGGTGGGGTGTCGGTCTCGCCTACAATGCGCCCGACTGGTTCGCGCGCATCGATTATGCACGTCGCATCGGCTTGGGTCGATCATCCAACGAAACCATATCGGCGGATCGCGGACGCTTCTGGTTTCTTGCGGGCAAGATCTGGTAATGGCGAAAAATACATAAGGCAGGCTGCCGCACGAAGCAAGGATGGGCTTCGTGCGGCAGCCTTTTTGTATGGGAGGCTCTCGTGGGACATGAGCAAGGTTATTCTGATCGAGGCACGATTCTTCTGATTTGTGCAAAGAGAAGATAAAATAATAAAAGGGCTTCAACTTCCGCCGCCTTTCCGATATAATAGGGGGAAGCAGCAAACGGAGGAAAATACTTTATGGAGAATGTGATTCGCATACAGGGCGCGCGCGCCCATAATCTGAAGAATATCGACGTGGAGATACCGCGAGACAAACTCGTCGTCGTCACAGGGCTTTCGGGATCGGGCAAGTCCTCGCTCGCTTTTGATACAATTTATGCTGAGGGGCAGAGGCGCTATGTGGAGTCGCTGTCATCCTACGCAAGGCAGTTCCTCGGTCAGATGGACAAGCCCGATGTTGACAATATCGAGGGACTTTCGCCGGCGATTTCCATCGACCAGAAGACGACGAGCCGGAACCCGCGCTCGACCGTTGGCACGGTGACGGAGATTTACGATTACATGCGATTGATGTTCGCGCGCGCCGGCCGCCCGCATTGTCCGAAGTGCGGCAAGCCCATCGCGCAGCAGACGGTCGATCAGATGATGGACAAGCTTGAGGCTTTGCCCGAGCGCACGAAGCTCCTGATCATGGCGCAGATCGTTCGCGGCAAGAAGGGCGAGCACAAGAAGATTCTCGACCACATCCGCCGCGAAGGATATGTGCGCGTGCGCATCGACGGCGAGGTCGTCGACCTCGGTGAAGAGATTCACCTCGACAAGGCGAAGAAGCATACGATCGAAGTCGTCGTCGACCGTCTTGTCGTCCGCGAGGGCATGGAGCAGCGGCTTGCCGATTCCTTGGAGACGGCTTTGAAGATGGGCGAGGGAGTCGTCTACGTGCAAATCGTCGACGGCGAACTTTTGATGTTCAGCGAAAACTTCGCGTGCGTCGACTGCGGCATCAGCCTGCCCGAAATCACGCCGCGCATGTTCTCGTTCAACAGCCCTTACGGCGCATGTCCGACGTGCAGCGGCCTCGGTAGCAACATGGAGTTCGATCTGGAGCTTGTCGTACCCGACGATTCGCTGTCGCTTGCCGAGGGAGTATTCGCGCCGCTTTCCAAGAATCTCAACACCTATGCGAACTGCCAGATGGAGGCTGTTCTCAAGCATTACGGCTATACGGTTGACACGCCGTTTCGCGACTTGGACAAGAAGGTGCAGGAGTTTCTTCTCTATGGCACGGGCGAAGAGAAGTTCGAGTTTGGCTACGAGAACATGTTCGGCGAGTACAAGCTGCATCATTCGGCCTTCGAGGGTGTCATGCCGATGCTTACGCGGCGTTACCGCGAAACGGATACAGACGCGATGCGCGAGGACTACGAGAACTACATGACGATCACGCCTTGCCCTGCGTGCCATGGAGCGCGTCTTCGTCCCGAGGTGCTTTCCGTCAAGGTCGGCGGCAAGAACATCGCTGAGGTTACGGCGCTGACGATTCGAGAATGCGATGAATTCTTCTCCGAGCTTTCGCTCTCGGAGCGCGAGGCGAAGATCGCCGCGCAGATCTTGAAAGAGATCCATGCGCGCCTCGGCTTTCTCTTGAACGTCGGGCTTGATTATCTGACGCTATCGCGTGCGGCGGGGACGCTCTCGGGCGGCGAGGCGCAGCGCATACGGCTTGCGACTCAGATCGGTTCGGGACTCATGGGCGTGCTCTACATCCTCGATGAGCCGAGCATCGGACTTCATCAGCGCGACAACAACCGCCTCTTGGCGGCGCTGCAGCATCTCCGCGATCTCGGCAACACGCTCATCGTCGTTGAGCATGACGAGGATACGATGTATGCCGCCGACCATATCATCGACATCGGCCCCGGCGCAGGAGCGCATGGCGGGCGTGTCGTCGCCGAGGGTACGGCAGAAGAGATCAAGAAGGTCGCCGAGTCCGTCACGGGACAGTATCTCGCGCGGAAGAAGTTCATCCCCGTGCCGAGCCGCCGCCGGACGGGCACGGGCAATTTCATCGAGATCGTCGGTGCGGCGGCGAACAATCTCAAGAACTTGCGCGTGAAGTTTCCGCTCGGGGAACTGATCCTCGTCACGGGCGTTTCCGGCTCGGGCAAGTCGACGCTCGTCAACGAGATCCTCTACAAGGGCGTCGCCTCAAGGCTCTACCATGCGAAGGGAAAGCCCGGCAAGCACAAGAAGATTCTGGGACTTGAGCACGTCGACAAGATCATCGACATCGACCAGCAGCCGATCGGGCGCACGCCGCGCTCGAATCCTGCGACGTATACGGGCGTATTCGATGCCATCCGGCAGCTCTTCAGTCAGACGACGGAGGCGAAGATGCGCGGCTACAAGCCCGGGCGCTTCAGCTTCAACGTCAAGGGCGGCCGCTGCGAGGCGTGCCGCGGCGACGGCATCATCAAGATCGAGATGCACTTCTTGCCCGACGTCTATGTGCCCTGCGAGGTTTGCAAGGGAGCGCGATACAATCGTGAGACGCTTGAGGTGCGCTACAAGGGAAAGACGATCGCCGACGTGCTCGCCATGACGGTTGACGAAGCTGTGGAGTTCTTCAAGAATATCCCGCGCATCGAGACGAAGCTCAAGGTCATTGCCGACGTTGGGCTCGGTTACATCAAGCTTGGGCAGAGTGCGACGACGCTCTCGGGCGGTGAGGCGCAGCGCGTGAAACTCGCGACGGAACTGGCGCGTCGCTCGACGGGGCGCACGCTCTACATCCTCGACGAGCCGACGACGGGACTTCACACCGCCGACATCGCGAAGCTCCTCGGCATCCTGCACCGCCTCGTCGACGGCGGTGACACGGTCGTCGTCATCGAGCACAACCTCGACGTCATCAAGACGGCCGACCACATCATCGACCTCGGACCTGAGGGCGGTTCGGGCGGCGGCACGATCGTTGCCGAAGGCCGTCCCGAGGACATCGTGAAGGTCAAGGCCTCGTACACGGGCAAGTTCCTGAAGCCGCTGTTGGAAGAGAATTTTGAGAGGAATGCGAAATGAATCGATTGAAGAAGAAGGATCTTTTGACTTTGGGCTTCATGATGTTCTCCGTCTTTTTCGGGGCGGGAAACCTCATCTTCCCGCCTGCACTGGGGCAGGCGGCGGGGACGAACACGCTGTCCGCCATGCTCGGCTTCATGACGACGGGCGTCGGTCTGCCGCTCCTTGGCATCATGGCGATCGCTCTCGCGGGCGGCGAATATGTGCAGCTTCTGAAGAGGCGCACGTTTCCCTGGTTTGCGACGGCGCTTCTCGTCATCCTCTACCTTATCATAGGGCCGTTGTTCGCCATGCCGAGGACGGGCGCCGTCTCGTTTGAGATCGGCATTCGTCCCTTCGTCGGTGCGGGCGATGTCACGCTCCCACAAGTCATCTACACGGCGCTTTTCTTTGGCGCATCGTACTATTTGTCGCTCAATCCGAACAAGCTCATCGACCGCGTGGGCAAGATGCTTACGCCCGCGCTGCTCGTCGTTCTTGTGATCCTCTTTTTGCGTACCTTCTGGTCGCCGATGGGGGAGGTGCTCGCTCCGACGGGCGTTTACCTGGAATCGCCCTATGCGCAGGGATTCCAGGATGGCTATCAGACGATGGATCTCCTCGCGACCATCGCCATCGGCGCGCTCGTCGTCAATGCCGTGCGCTATCGCGGCGTGACCGACACGCGCACCATCGGCAAGGCATGCCTCGCAGCCGGTTTCATCACCGTATTCCTCATGGCCTGCGTTTACGGCTCTTTGGCCTATCTCGGAGCGACGAGCGTGACGGTTCTCGGACACTCGGAGAACGGCGGACAGCTCCTCGCCGAAGCCGTGCGCATCTTCTTCGGCGCGGCGGGCAACGTGCTTCTCGCGCTCATCATCATCCTCGCGTGCATCACGACGTGCTGCGGCATCACGTCGAGCGCAGCGATGTTCTTCCACAAGCTCTTCAAGAAGAAGATTTCCTACGAGCGCTTGCTGCTCTTCTCCACGCTCTTCAGCTTCGGCGCGTCGAACATCGGCCTCACGCAGATCATTGCGCTCGCCGTGCCGTTCCTCGTGGCGATCTACCCGCTCGTCATCGTCTTCGTCATCCTCTCGCTCTTCGATCGCTTCATTGGCTGGCGAAAGAGCATCTACCAGGGCGCCGTCCTCGTCACGCTCGCCTTCTCGCTGACGGACGCGATGCATGCCGCAGGCTTCGGCTCTGCCGCCTTCTATGAAATGCTTGCCGCGCATGTTCCGTTCTACGGCGTCATGATGGGCTGGGTCTGCCCGGCGCTCGCCGGAGCGGTCTTAGGATTCATCATCTCGCTCGGGCAGAAAGCGCCGGCGCCGAAGGAAGCGTAGTGAGCACATGCGGGATGCCTCTGCACATGAAAAGAACCCGACGGATGGCCGTCGGGTTCTTTTCATGTGCAGGTCTCACGCGTAATACATGCTCGCGTTGATGGAAGCGGCAAGATCGAGCTTGTCCTTGAGCTTGAGCTTTTTCGGCTCGTTCTCGTAGTGGGTGATGCGGCGCTTGATGAATTGCGTGTCGATGTTGCCCGTGCGGAAGTAGCTGTCCTCAAGAATTTTCTGGTGCAGGGCAATCGTTGTCTTGACGCCTTCGATGCGGAATTCGCTTAGGGCACGTTCCATGATCTTGATGGCATCGCCGCGCGTTCTGCCGTGCACGATGACCTTGGCGATGAGGGAATCGTACCACGGCTCGATTGTCAGTCCCGTCGTCACGCCGCTGTCGAAGCGTACGCGCGGACCGCTCGGCTCGTGCATGAAGGTGATGAGACCGGGAGACGGCAGGAAGTTGTTGTCGGGATCTTCGGCGTTGATGCGGCACTCGATGGCGTGACCGCGGATCTTGATATTCTTCTGCATGAGCCCCAGAGGCTCACCGTCGGCGATCTGGATCTGGCGGCGCACGATGTCGACGCCCGTGACGGCTTCCGTGATGGCGTGCTCGACCTGGACGCGCGGGTTGATCTCCATGAAGTAGAACTTGTTGTCGGCGAGATCGAGGAGGAATTCCACCGTGCCGGCATTCGAGTAGTGGACGCTCTTCGCCGCCTTGATGGCAAGGCGGCCGATCTCGCGGCGCATCTCTTCCGTCAGGGCGACGGAAGGCGACTCTTCGAGGAGCTTCTGATTGCGGCGCTGCAGCGAGCATTCGCGCTCGCCGAGGAAGAGCACCGTGCCGTAGTTGTCGGCAAGAATCTGCGCCTCGATGTGGCGTGAATGCTCGATATAGTGTTCGAAGTAGTGGACGACTTTCTTGAGATCGACGAGATGCAGGATGTTCTTGAGATCCTCTTCGGAATGTGCGACGAACATGCCCTTGCCGCCGCCGCCTGATACAGGCTTCAAGATGACAGGGTAGCCAACTTCCGCGGCAGCCTTCAAGGCCATCTCGTTGCTTTCGAGAGGGGCGCTGCCCTTTGACATCGGAATGCCGGACGGCGCCATGGCAGCGCGCGCTGCATCCTTATCGCCGACGAGGCGCAGGGTCTCGGGCATGGGGCCGATCCAGACGATGCCCGCCTTCGTGACCATCTCGGCGAAGTCGGCATCTTCGGACAGGAAGCCGTAGCCCGGATGGATGGCTTCGGACTTCGTTTGAATGGCTGCCTCAAGGACGGCCTTCTTGTTGAGGTAGCTTTCCGCCGCATCGGCGGGGCCGACGCGATAGGTGAGGTCGGCGAGCTGGACGTGCAGGGCGTTCTTGTCGGCGTCGGAGTAGATGGCAACCGCCTCGACGCCGAGCTCTTGACAGGCGCGGATGACGCGGACGGCGATTTCGCCGCGATTGGCGATGAGAATTCTTTTGAACATAAGTGATGTAGCCTCCTGATTCGTATTATCCTTTGAGTCCCGATCCTGTCAGTGGCACGACGACGCGATAGTTGTCGGGTTTTGCCGTACCGAAGATTTGCATGGCGCCGGCGAGAGCTGCGGCGCTTGTCGTTTCCACATAGATGCCTCGGCGTCCGAGCATTTCTTTGCACTTCACGATTTCTTCATCCTCAACGATGAGGACGTCACCGCCGCTGTTCGTGACGGCAGCGAGCATATCGTGCAAACGTTTGGGTGTTTCGATGCGGATCGATTCGGCAATTGTCTCCGTCTTCGGGCTTGCCGGTATCTTGTTGAACGCCTCGTAGAGCGGTGCACAGTTCTTGCTCTGCACGGGCACGAGGCGTGGCAGGCGGCCGATCTCGATGAAGCCGTAGTAAAGCCCTAAGAGCATCGTGCCGTTACCGACGGGCAGGAAGATGTACTCGGGCACACTCTCGCCGAGCTGTTCATAAATCTCGTATGCCATCGCCTTCATGCCCTCGAAGAAGAGCGGATTGTAGACATGCGAAGCATAGTAGGCGTCGCCGAGGTTTTCCTTGACCGCCTGACACGCGCCCATGCGGCCGCCTTCGGTCTTGACGATCTTCGCGCCGTAGGCGGCAATCTGACGCAGTTTGTCGGGCGACGTCTCCTTTGGCACGTAGACCGTGCAGTCGATGCCCGCCGCCGCTGCGTGCGCTGCGATGGAGGCGCCGGCGTTGCCTGCTGAATCGAGCGCGATCTTCTCAATGCCGACATGGTGGATCTCATTGATCAGCGTGTAGGCTCCGCGATCCTTGAAGGAGCCAGTCGGCAGAAGGTTCTCTGTCTTCAGCAGATACTCGATGCCGTCAATCTTGATGCTCAGAAGATCGGTGTGCATGTGTCCGATCGTGACGTCATGCACCGTTTCTTCGTTTGCCGCCTTGTTCAGATGGAACATGCCGCCGCATTCGCAGCGGTAGTTCATCGAGCTGATGGGATATTTTTTTTTGCATTTCTCGCAGTAAAAATACACGGAGCATCCCGCCTTTCGTCATGGCATATGATTTCCCTTTGTTTAGTATTTTGCCGTCATGAATATATTCGCGTTTTCCTGCGCATTTCCTTTTCTTATGTAAATTTTCCTGCATCTCAATTGAAAGTTTTAAGAGAAAAATAAGGACAGCTTTGTGTTTCTCCAGAGAAAATGTGGTTGGCAAAGGAGAAGAAATGATGTATGATAGCATGTGAGAGGTTTTTATGACCTTTGTTTTTACTGCAGGGACGGCTTTTTTGATAGATATAAGAAGAACGAGGAGGGGCGGCCCTCTTTTTCTTTTCCGCCGGCCGTGCAAACGGCCTTCTTAGGAGAGGATTATGACAAATAAGATTTATGCGCTGGTCGGGCCGCACGCTTCGGGCAAGACGGTGCTGATCGGCAAACTTATGCAGATGGGGATTCATTACATTCCTTTATATACGACGCGGAAACCAGGAAAAATCGA of the Selenomonas sputigena genome contains:
- a CDS encoding ShlB/FhaC/HecB family hemolysin secretion/activation protein, whose protein sequence is MKNKLHHTLTRAVLLGLLASTAAAPAYAASSLSKPGQDIEGTLPGAEAGVENNMKKNTATNEVKFLVKNIQLDVEDEIKFNNAEIRDILLARIGKETTLAGLNDLQDQITAYCRSHGYPAAAAYLPAQESEDGNVIIKVIPGRYGDVKLDNKSRFKDAAAQGFLAGLKKGEIIRTKDLETALYTISDFSGARAVGTLSAGKSFGTSDVTVHIEDGKPSSSIVYAENYGSEATGRYRYGAQHSIYNVDGMGSKVNVGALISNKSLHNYYVNYEALVGHGGTSLGIGYSRMDYEVGGPLKRLGAHGTADTISVYGSRPIYHTTDEKLALTYGYDYRRLKDDMDAFGGMADSKKHSHDLHAGVEGFWRDRKSGLSLNYNFVLTAGNVTADSWYAKKLAKSAGTDGGFTKAEAKVTAVQSLGKQADVMVKLSGQAASKNLDSSEQMYLGGANAVRAYPQGTGTGDKGILGTVEFRYYTDVPGLVASTYLDAGRSSFDGSTTTLKGWGVGLAYNAPDWFARIDYARRIGLGRSSNETISADRGRFWFLAGKIW
- a CDS encoding acetyl/propionyl/methylcrotonyl-CoA carboxylase subunit alpha; this translates as MFKRILIANRGEIAVRVIRACQELGVEAVAIYSDADKNALHVQLADLTYRVGPADAAESYLNKKAVLEAAIQTKSEAIHPGYGFLSEDADFAEMVTKAGIVWIGPMPETLRLVGDKDAARAAMAPSGIPMSKGSAPLESNEMALKAAAEVGYPVILKPVSGGGGKGMFVAHSEEDLKNILHLVDLKKVVHYFEHYIEHSRHIEAQILADNYGTVLFLGERECSLQRRNQKLLEESPSVALTEEMRREIGRLAIKAAKSVHYSNAGTVEFLLDLADNKFYFMEINPRVQVEHAITEAVTGVDIVRRQIQIADGEPLGLMQKNIKIRGHAIECRINAEDPDNNFLPSPGLITFMHEPSGPRVRFDSGVTTGLTIEPWYDSLIAKVIVHGRTRGDAIKIMERALSEFRIEGVKTTIALHQKILEDSYFRTGNIDTQFIKRRITHYENEPKKLKLKDKLDLAASINASMYYA
- a CDS encoding pyridoxal-phosphate dependent enzyme produces the protein MYFYCEKCKKKYPISSMNYRCECGGMFHLNKAANEETVHDVTIGHMHTDLLSIKIDGIEYLLKTENLLPTGSFKDRGAYTLINEIHHVGIEKIALDSAGNAGASIAAHAAAAGIDCTVYVPKETSPDKLRQIAAYGAKIVKTEGGRMGACQAVKENLGDAYYASHVYNPLFFEGMKAMAYEIYEQLGESVPEYIFLPVGNGTMLLGLYYGFIEIGRLPRLVPVQSKNCAPLYEAFNKIPASPKTETIAESIRIETPKRLHDMLAAVTNSGGDVLIVEDEEIVKCKEMLGRRGIYVETTSAAALAGAMQIFGTAKPDNYRVVVPLTGSGLKG
- the purF gene encoding amidophosphoribosyltransferase; the protein is MSIHEECGVFGAFSPEPANVAAMTYYGLYALQHRGQESCGITVNDDGVFSSHKDLGLVNDVFSHEVLSRFPEGTMAVGHVRYGTTGATSRRNCQPLAINHQKGKLALAHNGNLSNADILRDKLELAGAIFHTTIDTEIIAYLITQARLKTPSIEDAVSQTMNRLEGAYSLCLMSSAKLVAVRDPQGFRPLCYGKMPDGTWIVASESCALSAVGAEFERDLLPGEILVFTKDGMTSRLEHCHTKPRKSCVFEYIYFARPDSIIDGVSIHAARTRAGEILAAKHPVDADVVIGVPDSGLDAALGYSRASGIPYGIGLIKNKYIGRTFIAPGQENRVDKVRIKLNPIAETVYGKRVVLIDDSIVRGTTSKRITDLIRKAGAKEIHLRISAPPFLHPCYYGTDIDSADHLVAAHHTLEEITKIVGADTLGYLPIESLPALAGNIPCCDACFSGDYPTSIPQNTNKDRFEKKLSESEG
- the brnQ gene encoding branched-chain amino acid transport system II carrier protein, encoding MNRLKKKDLLTLGFMMFSVFFGAGNLIFPPALGQAAGTNTLSAMLGFMTTGVGLPLLGIMAIALAGGEYVQLLKRRTFPWFATALLVILYLIIGPLFAMPRTGAVSFEIGIRPFVGAGDVTLPQVIYTALFFGASYYLSLNPNKLIDRVGKMLTPALLVVLVILFLRTFWSPMGEVLAPTGVYLESPYAQGFQDGYQTMDLLATIAIGALVVNAVRYRGVTDTRTIGKACLAAGFITVFLMACVYGSLAYLGATSVTVLGHSENGGQLLAEAVRIFFGAAGNVLLALIIILACITTCCGITSSAAMFFHKLFKKKISYERLLLFSTLFSFGASNIGLTQIIALAVPFLVAIYPLVIVFVILSLFDRFIGWRKSIYQGAVLVTLAFSLTDAMHAAGFGSAAFYEMLAAHVPFYGVMMGWVCPALAGAVLGFIISLGQKAPAPKEA
- the uvrA gene encoding excinuclease ABC subunit UvrA, which encodes MENVIRIQGARAHNLKNIDVEIPRDKLVVVTGLSGSGKSSLAFDTIYAEGQRRYVESLSSYARQFLGQMDKPDVDNIEGLSPAISIDQKTTSRNPRSTVGTVTEIYDYMRLMFARAGRPHCPKCGKPIAQQTVDQMMDKLEALPERTKLLIMAQIVRGKKGEHKKILDHIRREGYVRVRIDGEVVDLGEEIHLDKAKKHTIEVVVDRLVVREGMEQRLADSLETALKMGEGVVYVQIVDGELLMFSENFACVDCGISLPEITPRMFSFNSPYGACPTCSGLGSNMEFDLELVVPDDSLSLAEGVFAPLSKNLNTYANCQMEAVLKHYGYTVDTPFRDLDKKVQEFLLYGTGEEKFEFGYENMFGEYKLHHSAFEGVMPMLTRRYRETDTDAMREDYENYMTITPCPACHGARLRPEVLSVKVGGKNIAEVTALTIRECDEFFSELSLSEREAKIAAQILKEIHARLGFLLNVGLDYLTLSRAAGTLSGGEAQRIRLATQIGSGLMGVLYILDEPSIGLHQRDNNRLLAALQHLRDLGNTLIVVEHDEDTMYAADHIIDIGPGAGAHGGRVVAEGTAEEIKKVAESVTGQYLARKKFIPVPSRRRTGTGNFIEIVGAAANNLKNLRVKFPLGELILVTGVSGSGKSTLVNEILYKGVASRLYHAKGKPGKHKKILGLEHVDKIIDIDQQPIGRTPRSNPATYTGVFDAIRQLFSQTTEAKMRGYKPGRFSFNVKGGRCEACRGDGIIKIEMHFLPDVYVPCEVCKGARYNRETLEVRYKGKTIADVLAMTVDEAVEFFKNIPRIETKLKVIADVGLGYIKLGQSATTLSGGEAQRVKLATELARRSTGRTLYILDEPTTGLHTADIAKLLGILHRLVDGGDTVVVIEHNLDVIKTADHIIDLGPEGGSGGGTIVAEGRPEDIVKVKASYTGKFLKPLLEENFERNAK